In a single window of the Roseiconus lacunae genome:
- a CDS encoding VWA domain-containing protein produces the protein MKWSELSWLYLLIPGLPWLIWYHFRSLSDFPAWQKRLSLVLRIAVVALLAAALAGPVLMRDTDQQMVIFAIDRSESIDNAARKKADEFIDKAVQSAADRDVELRFLEFAKRPAKLQQSWDDLQKQVDESSEAGSESATEEVEETELKSGSGDSDDPQSNEPDDTQRGTDLDAAVRTAIASMPPSRVRRVVLISDGNATEGEDPIATAADGGVPIWTVPLPSRSEAEVQLTRVEAPTQVRQGQPFYVEVVVSSNRDGKGYIDLYRGDIQIGEDDPKPVEIKKGENRFRFRQTVLGKRQETFAARLRGFEDTLFDNNESSAVVYAEGRPRVLMIDPDVDQTDSLRWALDEQSIDVEVRPPQGVPTDLTEIQGYECVVLSNVPATAMTMRQMDLIRIYVKELGGGLVMLGGDQSFGLGGYYRTQIEEILPVRSNFEKEREKPSLAMMLVIDKSGSMGGQKIELAKDAARGAVELLGPRDAIGVIAFDGSAYTVSELRSTSDKGQIIDSISTIEASGGTNMYPGMVDALDALRGATAKLKHVILMTDGVSSPGDFQGAASEMAANRITLSTVALGQGSSEALLEELAQIGGGRYYFCDSADAVPQVFAKETVEASKSAINELPFMAQTVRPTNVLEGIDLELSPLLLGYVVTRPKPTAEFILASESGDPLLAWWRYGLGMSVAFTSDAKNRWAGEWLSWPDFGPFWAQVIRHAMRKQDNKGVFVEVRREGDQTHISLDSVDDNGAFIENATTELNLIDPRLGRQKLAMRQSAPGRFETTIPTDQRGDYHIDLAQTRTSGKTSRVSRGITIGYSDELRLLPTDTTTLQRIATVSQGQYDPSPESLFEASDQTARQPFPLWPWLLMIALSIFVVDVALRRIELSS, from the coding sequence GTGAAGTGGTCTGAACTAAGCTGGTTGTACCTTTTGATACCGGGTTTGCCGTGGCTGATCTGGTATCACTTTCGGTCACTAAGCGATTTTCCTGCTTGGCAAAAACGACTTTCGTTGGTGCTGCGGATCGCGGTGGTGGCATTGTTGGCGGCGGCGCTCGCCGGTCCCGTGTTGATGCGTGACACGGATCAGCAGATGGTGATCTTTGCCATCGATCGAAGCGAGAGTATCGACAACGCGGCTCGAAAAAAAGCCGATGAGTTCATTGACAAAGCGGTCCAGTCGGCGGCCGATCGTGATGTCGAATTGCGTTTTCTCGAATTCGCTAAACGCCCGGCGAAGCTGCAACAATCGTGGGACGATCTTCAAAAGCAGGTCGACGAATCATCCGAAGCGGGCTCGGAATCCGCTACCGAAGAGGTCGAAGAAACAGAATTAAAATCCGGGTCGGGCGATTCGGATGATCCCCAGTCAAATGAACCCGACGACACTCAACGTGGGACCGATTTGGACGCGGCCGTGCGGACGGCGATCGCATCGATGCCGCCCTCGAGAGTCAGGCGGGTGGTCTTGATCAGTGATGGCAACGCGACCGAAGGCGAGGATCCGATCGCTACCGCGGCCGACGGCGGTGTTCCGATTTGGACGGTGCCGCTACCGAGTCGCAGCGAAGCGGAGGTGCAGCTAACTCGTGTGGAGGCACCGACACAGGTTCGCCAAGGGCAACCGTTTTATGTCGAAGTGGTCGTCAGCAGTAACCGAGATGGCAAAGGGTACATCGATTTGTATCGCGGCGACATTCAAATCGGCGAGGACGACCCCAAGCCAGTGGAAATCAAGAAAGGCGAGAACCGCTTTCGGTTCCGACAAACTGTGCTCGGTAAACGCCAGGAAACCTTTGCGGCTCGGTTGCGTGGTTTTGAAGACACGTTGTTCGACAACAATGAATCCTCGGCGGTTGTCTATGCCGAGGGACGCCCACGGGTGTTGATGATCGATCCCGATGTCGATCAAACCGATTCGCTTCGTTGGGCACTCGATGAACAATCGATCGACGTCGAGGTTCGTCCGCCGCAAGGGGTGCCGACCGACCTGACCGAAATTCAAGGTTATGAGTGCGTGGTGTTGTCGAACGTCCCGGCTACCGCGATGACGATGCGGCAGATGGATTTGATCCGGATTTATGTCAAAGAACTCGGTGGCGGATTGGTCATGCTCGGCGGTGACCAATCGTTTGGCTTGGGCGGCTATTATCGTACGCAGATCGAAGAAATCCTGCCGGTCCGTAGCAACTTTGAAAAAGAACGCGAGAAACCGTCGCTCGCGATGATGCTGGTGATCGACAAAAGTGGCTCGATGGGCGGTCAGAAAATTGAATTGGCGAAGGACGCGGCACGCGGAGCGGTCGAGCTACTTGGACCACGGGATGCGATCGGAGTGATCGCGTTTGACGGTTCGGCCTACACCGTTTCCGAACTGCGATCGACGTCGGATAAAGGCCAGATCATCGATTCGATTAGCACGATCGAAGCGAGCGGGGGTACGAACATGTATCCCGGTATGGTCGACGCCCTGGATGCCCTGCGTGGCGCAACGGCAAAGTTAAAGCATGTGATCTTGATGACCGACGGGGTGTCTTCGCCAGGAGATTTCCAAGGCGCCGCCTCGGAGATGGCTGCCAACAGAATCACGCTTTCGACCGTCGCACTCGGGCAGGGTTCCAGCGAAGCGTTGCTCGAAGAACTCGCTCAGATCGGTGGCGGTCGCTACTACTTTTGCGATTCAGCCGACGCGGTTCCCCAGGTGTTCGCCAAAGAAACGGTCGAGGCGAGTAAGTCCGCGATCAATGAATTGCCGTTTATGGCGCAAACGGTTCGGCCGACCAACGTTTTAGAAGGAATCGACTTGGAGTTATCGCCGTTGTTGTTGGGATATGTGGTCACGCGTCCGAAACCGACGGCCGAGTTTATTTTGGCGAGTGAATCGGGCGATCCACTATTGGCTTGGTGGCGATATGGGCTAGGGATGTCGGTGGCGTTTACCAGCGATGCCAAAAACCGTTGGGCCGGTGAATGGTTGTCGTGGCCCGACTTCGGCCCCTTCTGGGCTCAGGTCATTCGCCATGCGATGCGAAAGCAAGACAACAAAGGCGTCTTTGTCGAGGTTCGTCGTGAAGGCGATCAAACGCATATCTCGCTCGATTCGGTCGACGACAACGGTGCCTTTATCGAAAACGCGACGACGGAGTTGAATTTGATCGATCCACGGCTGGGACGTCAAAAACTTGCCATGCGACAGTCGGCTCCCGGGCGGTTCGAAACGACAATCCCGACCGATCAACGCGGCGATTATCACATCGATTTGGCACAGACACGAACGAGCGGAAAGACCAGTCGGGTGTCGCGTGGGATCACGATCGGTTACAGCGATGAATTGCGTCTACTGCCGACCGACACAACAACGCTGCAGCGAATCGCGACCGTTAGCCAAGGCCAATACGATCCGTCGCCGGAGTCCTTGTTCGAGGCATCTGATCAGACCGCCCGGCAACCATTTCCGTTGTGGCCTTGGTTGTTGATGATTGCGCTCTCGATCTTTGTCGTTGACGTCGCGTTGCGGCGGATTGAGTTGAGTTCCTAG
- a CDS encoding alkaline phosphatase family protein: MKRICIINVVGLTPRLLRHGETLFDLAGRPDESTLTDGSGNFAPWTSPLPAVTCTSQATMLTGLPPRDHGIVANGWYYRETQEIRFWQQARSLIEAPTFYDDFETAKMFWWFNQSSSAKYSCTPKPHYGCDGNKVFDVLDHTGCDLVNKHGPFPFFSFWGPGAGLPSSRWIAEASATVMRQNRPQVTLVYLPHLDYDYQRQSQQDPERVAEVDQCVRLLKAAAEDIDAQVVVVSEYGLVPVDRPVHINRVLREAGFLGIRNGPFGEMMMPGESKAFAVSDHQLAHVYVNDPAVLPDVRQLLESTTGINGVYDADELELDHPRSGELVALADGDAWFTYYYWLADDRAPDFARTVDIHRKPGYDPCELFMTSKLRMAGRLMQKKLGMRYKMDVIPLQANLVRGSHGVHPDSADGPLVIGPHDSQPLPTDMREFADYARGLLE, translated from the coding sequence ATGAAAAGAATCTGCATTATCAATGTCGTCGGTCTCACACCGCGTTTGCTCCGTCACGGAGAAACCCTGTTCGACTTGGCTGGGCGCCCGGACGAATCAACGCTGACGGATGGCAGTGGAAACTTTGCCCCGTGGACCAGCCCGCTGCCTGCGGTCACTTGCACTTCCCAAGCAACGATGCTGACCGGCCTGCCCCCTCGCGATCACGGTATCGTCGCCAACGGTTGGTACTACCGCGAAACGCAAGAGATACGATTCTGGCAACAAGCGCGCTCACTGATCGAAGCACCGACGTTCTACGATGATTTTGAAACCGCCAAGATGTTTTGGTGGTTCAATCAATCGTCGTCGGCAAAGTACAGCTGCACTCCCAAGCCGCACTATGGCTGCGACGGAAATAAAGTGTTTGATGTCCTCGATCACACCGGTTGCGACCTCGTCAACAAACATGGACCGTTTCCATTTTTCAGCTTCTGGGGACCCGGCGCCGGATTACCTTCCAGTCGCTGGATCGCCGAAGCATCCGCCACGGTGATGCGGCAAAACCGTCCACAAGTCACCCTCGTCTACTTGCCTCACCTTGACTACGACTACCAACGGCAATCCCAACAGGATCCCGAACGTGTCGCCGAAGTCGACCAATGCGTCCGATTGCTTAAAGCGGCCGCCGAAGACATCGATGCACAAGTGGTCGTCGTTTCCGAATACGGTCTGGTCCCGGTCGATCGTCCCGTGCACATCAATCGCGTCTTGCGCGAAGCCGGCTTCCTTGGTATCCGCAACGGGCCATTCGGCGAAATGATGATGCCGGGCGAATCTAAGGCGTTTGCCGTATCCGATCATCAACTCGCCCATGTTTACGTGAATGATCCGGCGGTATTACCGGACGTCCGCCAATTGCTCGAATCGACGACGGGGATCAACGGAGTTTATGACGCCGACGAATTGGAACTCGATCACCCTCGCAGTGGTGAATTGGTCGCACTGGCCGATGGCGATGCTTGGTTCACCTATTACTACTGGCTTGCCGACGATCGGGCCCCCGATTTTGCACGTACGGTCGATATCCATCGCAAACCCGGCTACGACCCCTGCGAGTTATTCATGACCAGCAAACTACGGATGGCCGGTCGCCTGATGCAGAAGAAACTGGGCATGAGATACAAGATGGATGTGATTCCGCTGCAAGCGAATCTCGTTCGCGGCAGCCACGGCGTTCATCCGGATTCAGCCGACGGACCGTTGGTCATTGGCCCTCACGATTCGCAGCCGCTTCCGACCGACATGCGAGAGTTCGCGGACTACGCACGTGGATTATTGGAGTAG
- a CDS encoding ExbD/TolR family protein — MADDLIDDDGDDDFAMPRKNRDSEEMDITPMIDITFLLLIFFVVCSKMDPTQMGDIPEAANGVAISAKDSAVVFIESAGKDKVVVKRVNGTEFSDDEELQTAELVEYVTEELKSTVGREKNHVMIMGDAEVKVGEVTRIQKIIGDAFEDISSTYIAVKEL; from the coding sequence ATGGCCGATGATTTGATCGATGACGATGGTGATGATGACTTCGCGATGCCGCGTAAAAATCGCGACAGCGAAGAGATGGACATCACCCCGATGATCGACATCACGTTCTTGTTGCTGATCTTTTTCGTCGTTTGTAGCAAGATGGACCCCACGCAAATGGGTGACATCCCCGAGGCTGCCAACGGGGTCGCAATCAGCGCCAAGGATTCAGCGGTCGTGTTCATCGAGTCCGCCGGTAAAGACAAAGTGGTCGTCAAACGAGTCAACGGAACCGAGTTCAGTGACGACGAAGAGTTGCAGACCGCAGAACTGGTCGAGTACGTCACCGAAGAACTCAAAAGCACCGTGGGACGCGAAAAGAACCATGTGATGATCATGGGTGACGCCGAGGTCAAAGTCGGTGAAGTCACACGGATTCAAAAGATCATTGGTGATGCGTTCGAGGATATCTCGTCGACTTACATCGCCGTGAAGGAATTGTGA
- a CDS encoding vWA domain-containing protein, with the protein MSLASPDKLLWLMVALPIIGFYILKTRLRRRQVSTLLFWEQVFEQKRQRSLWQNLRHWVSLLLQLAFVGFLGFALADPLWNSQADRGQDLILVIDNSASMGAINPDTQQTRLEEARSKASDMASTLRNGDNIALITAGTSVRVVVGMSDFAPTVVEAIEQIKLTDGPTQVRDAVAAARRLASDPERRRIVVFTDGGVTDRDRLKAESSNDSDADQESRVAQDESTTPEDVAFDGRLDADDVRLISVGQTLDNVAITTFQVRRSTVDPIGYSLLVEVKNFSEDPVENRLTLKLNDVLADVIPLKLQAGESYRTQIDATSQAGGVLTGELKDDDALLIDNVARAILPERPEIPVHLVIGDESQSYYLNRVLESIPLVRIVDQSQIDQAKLHIFAGVVPEAIPDGPVLFVDIPADGPKQFAGADESQGTPAWRIGEAMENPIIAKQETSSPLLRHVQLQNVILAGGRDIAVNEQLGNATTLLETATGATVCVSVEREQGRILLLASDLDSSDLPLRIAFPVLMTNAMNWFFRETGEIRPALATGIAADVPWDIGPVEETTLARMIGPAGDESPVTVKDGFAKLGALSQTGVYHLTTESKNQTPIDGQEQPTEAELTEGDQESSTSASDLEAGSLGEAVAVNLTDPNESDLRVPELSDDASAPLPPASRSPWFYLVLAACGLVIAEWALFQRRVVA; encoded by the coding sequence ATGTCACTTGCGTCACCAGACAAACTGTTATGGCTGATGGTCGCTTTGCCGATCATTGGGTTCTACATTCTGAAAACCAGGTTGCGGCGACGTCAGGTTTCGACGTTGCTCTTTTGGGAGCAGGTGTTCGAACAAAAGCGTCAACGGTCGCTTTGGCAAAATCTTCGACACTGGGTGTCGTTGCTCCTGCAGTTGGCATTCGTCGGCTTTCTGGGGTTTGCGTTGGCGGACCCACTTTGGAATTCACAAGCCGATCGTGGACAGGATCTGATTTTGGTGATCGATAACTCGGCCAGCATGGGCGCGATCAATCCCGACACCCAACAAACTCGCCTGGAAGAAGCTCGTTCCAAGGCGTCGGACATGGCTTCGACACTTCGCAACGGCGACAACATTGCGTTGATCACGGCAGGGACAAGTGTGCGGGTGGTCGTTGGGATGTCCGATTTTGCTCCGACAGTGGTCGAAGCGATCGAGCAGATCAAGTTGACCGATGGGCCAACCCAGGTTCGCGACGCCGTCGCGGCGGCCCGCCGCTTGGCGAGTGATCCCGAGCGTCGACGAATCGTCGTTTTCACCGACGGAGGTGTGACCGATCGTGACAGATTGAAAGCAGAGTCGAGCAACGATTCCGACGCAGATCAGGAATCGCGAGTAGCCCAAGATGAGTCAACGACACCCGAAGACGTTGCGTTCGATGGACGACTGGACGCCGACGATGTCCGTCTGATCTCGGTCGGGCAAACGCTTGACAACGTCGCGATCACGACGTTCCAAGTACGTCGCTCGACGGTCGATCCAATCGGGTATTCGCTATTGGTGGAAGTGAAAAATTTCTCGGAAGATCCTGTCGAGAATCGGCTGACGTTGAAACTGAACGATGTCCTGGCGGATGTCATTCCACTGAAACTTCAAGCGGGCGAAAGCTATCGAACACAAATCGACGCGACGTCGCAAGCCGGCGGTGTCTTGACGGGTGAACTAAAAGACGACGACGCCTTATTGATCGACAATGTCGCCCGAGCAATTTTGCCCGAACGCCCTGAGATCCCGGTGCACTTGGTGATCGGCGACGAAAGCCAATCTTATTATCTCAACCGAGTGCTTGAATCGATTCCGTTAGTGCGGATCGTCGATCAATCACAAATCGATCAGGCAAAACTGCACATCTTCGCCGGTGTTGTCCCCGAGGCGATTCCCGATGGGCCCGTGTTGTTCGTTGATATCCCCGCTGACGGTCCGAAGCAGTTCGCCGGTGCAGACGAATCACAGGGGACTCCGGCATGGCGAATCGGTGAAGCGATGGAGAATCCGATCATCGCCAAGCAAGAAACGTCGTCGCCGCTATTGCGTCATGTGCAGTTGCAAAATGTGATCTTGGCCGGCGGCCGTGACATCGCGGTCAACGAACAACTCGGGAACGCAACGACGTTGCTGGAAACCGCGACCGGCGCAACGGTGTGTGTGTCCGTCGAGCGTGAGCAAGGGCGGATTTTGTTGCTCGCGTCCGACTTGGACTCCAGTGATTTGCCGCTCCGGATTGCCTTTCCGGTGTTGATGACCAACGCGATGAATTGGTTCTTCCGCGAGACCGGTGAGATCCGACCGGCACTCGCAACAGGAATCGCAGCGGACGTTCCTTGGGACATCGGTCCGGTCGAAGAGACCACACTTGCCCGAATGATCGGTCCCGCTGGCGACGAGAGCCCGGTGACGGTGAAAGACGGATTCGCCAAACTAGGCGCCCTCTCGCAGACCGGCGTCTATCACCTGACCACCGAATCAAAGAATCAGACGCCTATCGATGGTCAAGAACAACCCACCGAAGCAGAGCTGACTGAAGGCGATCAAGAATCATCGACGTCAGCGAGTGATCTGGAGGCGGGCTCGCTTGGCGAAGCCGTCGCGGTGAATTTGACGGATCCTAACGAGAGCGATCTGCGGGTACCCGAGTTGTCAGATGATGCGAGCGCGCCGCTTCCGCCGGCTAGTCGTTCGCCTTGGTTTTATTTGGTCCTGGCCGCGTGTGGCTTGGTCATCGCCGAATGGGCGCTGTTTCAACGACGCGTCGTCGCCTAG
- a CDS encoding biopolymer transporter ExbD, producing the protein MSIPVTCPQCGAINKVNDSLAGRRVRCPECDTAVHVPESDVMSGDDMPPPLPGAELPGAEVVDAELVDDGEVLEAVAVSDEEPVAVGAAKMTTAEVASGRVEPTPSPIQSIPVTDASVAQADLDEDDDEQVFKREPRDEEELDMTPMVDVTFLLLIFFMVTAAFSLQKSIQMPRQQTDAPSTTVVEQEDEDLTPIELQVDEFGSFLVLAADWQEETPGKQNLITTLKRANTGGPMRLVIKVHEMCKLQYLVDAMDAGTIAGFTETQVTQVEEFD; encoded by the coding sequence ATGTCGATCCCTGTCACCTGCCCACAGTGTGGAGCCATCAACAAGGTCAACGATTCGTTGGCCGGTCGACGCGTGCGCTGTCCCGAATGTGATACGGCAGTTCACGTGCCCGAAAGCGATGTGATGTCCGGCGATGACATGCCGCCGCCACTGCCCGGAGCGGAGTTGCCCGGAGCAGAAGTGGTCGACGCCGAACTTGTCGACGATGGCGAAGTGCTCGAAGCGGTTGCGGTTTCCGATGAAGAACCGGTCGCCGTCGGCGCCGCCAAGATGACCACGGCCGAGGTTGCGTCGGGCAGGGTCGAGCCCACACCTTCGCCGATCCAATCGATCCCCGTGACCGACGCATCGGTCGCCCAAGCGGACTTGGATGAAGACGACGACGAGCAAGTCTTTAAACGCGAACCTCGCGACGAAGAAGAACTGGACATGACCCCAATGGTGGACGTCACGTTCTTACTGTTGATCTTCTTTATGGTCACCGCTGCGTTCAGTTTGCAAAAGTCGATTCAAATGCCTCGGCAGCAGACCGACGCGCCGAGTACGACGGTGGTTGAACAAGAGGATGAAGACCTAACGCCGATCGAATTGCAGGTCGACGAATTTGGCTCGTTCCTGGTGCTCGCGGCGGACTGGCAAGAGGAAACGCCAGGAAAACAAAACCTGATCACGACGCTCAAACGCGCCAACACCGGCGGTCCGATGCGACTTGTGATCAAAGTCCATGAGATGTGTAAGCTTCAATACTTGGTCGACGCGATGGATGCCGGAACCATCGCCGGGTTCACCGAAACCCAAGTCACCCAAGTGGAAGAATTCGACTGA
- a CDS encoding MotA/TolQ/ExbB proton channel family protein, with protein sequence MIAEISLFSIIANGTYFALAAVALWGLYCIVVVWNRVGQKRFKTEEEQDIFLDDIEQLLAKGDFEAALEYCEGDTRAVPQMIELAVNHRQLGYKRARRAMMDRFQRDVLSDLEYRLSWISTVIKSAPMIGLFGTVFGMMGAFQTLATATSVEPSKLAGDIQLALITTASGLAIAIPLMLLVANLNIKIAKMEDLVGSGLARFFEAFKTGLARTGGQV encoded by the coding sequence ATGATCGCTGAGATCTCTCTGTTTAGCATCATCGCCAACGGGACTTATTTTGCACTCGCTGCGGTGGCACTTTGGGGCCTGTACTGCATCGTCGTGGTCTGGAATCGCGTCGGTCAAAAACGTTTCAAGACCGAAGAAGAGCAAGATATCTTCCTTGACGACATCGAGCAGTTGCTGGCCAAAGGCGACTTCGAAGCGGCCTTGGAGTACTGCGAAGGCGACACCCGCGCGGTCCCGCAAATGATTGAGCTGGCCGTCAATCATCGTCAGCTCGGCTACAAGCGTGCTCGCCGCGCGATGATGGATCGTTTTCAACGCGACGTGCTGAGCGATCTGGAGTACCGGTTAAGCTGGATCAGCACGGTGATCAAGAGCGCTCCGATGATCGGCCTCTTTGGAACGGTTTTCGGAATGATGGGGGCGTTCCAAACGTTGGCAACCGCGACATCGGTCGAGCCGAGTAAGTTGGCCGGTGACATCCAGTTGGCACTGATCACGACCGCCAGTGGATTGGCGATCGCGATTCCGCTGATGCTGTTGGTCGCCAACTTGAACATCAAAATCGCAAAGATGGAAGACTTGGTCGGTTCCGGGCTCGCACGGTTCTTTGAAGCTTTCAAGACCGGGTTGGCTCGCACCGGAGGACAGGTGTAA
- a CDS encoding alanine/glycine:cation symporter family protein, whose amino-acid sequence MKLSRIMPSGFKPFGLVILLTIIVTQLAGAATAQDDSDRSTANQIESSAVEVPSAEVAADDTPVEQPLPPQQPEVEEAGGEDAVEPGLVESGLDQAIDKAFKPIADRWGSIVFFTIPIPGLENVPFVVLLLVFGAAFFTVAFGFANVRLLPLAIRVVRGRYDELEKLGEEIPKHVDVYEVDGDLVDTIRDEAEGEVSHFQALATAVSGTVGLGNIAGVAVAVATGGPGATFWMIICGLLGMSSKFVECTLGVRYRDVEEDGTVHGGPMYYLRKGVADMGLTGLGKVLGVLFALFCIGASFGGGNAFQANQAAQQIKTLFGLPDTGASGTFIGIGMAIMVGFVIIGGIKRIASWTEKIVPLMAAIYCIAALIIIVMNLGSVPWAIKEIVAGAFTPEAGVGGVMGVLIQGFQRAAFSNEAGTGSAAIAHSAVKTKYPASEGVVALLEPFIDTVVICTMTAIVIVLFNGGTLFQWGDVQSKAVLIEGVRVGGVDLTSRAFDSVLPGFKYILTIAIFLFAFSTMISWSYYGLQSWKYLFGKSQAADLSYKLLFCIVIVIGAAVSLGSVIDFSDAMIFAMVFPNMCGLLLLFPRVREELRRYLDACENADTPS is encoded by the coding sequence ATGAAGTTGTCTCGAATCATGCCAAGCGGTTTCAAACCGTTCGGCTTGGTCATCCTCCTTACCATCATAGTTACCCAACTGGCCGGAGCTGCCACAGCCCAAGACGACTCCGACCGATCGACCGCAAACCAAATCGAGTCATCCGCTGTCGAAGTGCCAAGTGCGGAAGTGGCCGCCGACGACACACCTGTCGAACAGCCGCTTCCCCCCCAGCAGCCCGAGGTCGAAGAAGCCGGAGGAGAAGACGCCGTTGAACCGGGGTTGGTCGAATCGGGATTGGACCAAGCCATCGACAAGGCGTTCAAACCGATCGCCGACAGGTGGGGATCGATCGTCTTTTTTACGATTCCAATTCCCGGGCTGGAGAATGTTCCTTTCGTCGTCTTGTTGTTGGTGTTCGGCGCGGCGTTTTTTACCGTCGCTTTCGGATTCGCCAACGTGCGTTTGTTGCCGCTCGCGATCCGCGTCGTTCGCGGCAGATATGACGAGTTAGAAAAGCTCGGAGAAGAGATTCCCAAGCATGTCGATGTTTACGAAGTCGACGGTGATTTGGTCGATACGATCCGCGATGAAGCCGAAGGCGAGGTCTCGCACTTCCAAGCGTTGGCGACGGCGGTTTCCGGAACGGTTGGTTTGGGAAACATCGCCGGTGTTGCCGTGGCAGTCGCGACCGGCGGACCGGGAGCAACGTTTTGGATGATCATCTGCGGCTTGCTGGGCATGTCCAGCAAGTTTGTCGAATGCACCCTCGGGGTCCGTTATCGCGACGTCGAAGAAGACGGCACCGTGCATGGCGGCCCGATGTACTACCTTCGCAAGGGCGTTGCCGATATGGGGCTGACAGGACTAGGCAAAGTCTTGGGAGTTCTGTTTGCCTTGTTTTGCATTGGGGCTTCGTTCGGCGGCGGGAATGCGTTTCAAGCCAACCAAGCCGCCCAGCAGATCAAGACACTTTTCGGTTTGCCTGATACAGGTGCCTCTGGAACATTCATCGGCATTGGGATGGCGATCATGGTTGGCTTCGTGATCATCGGCGGGATCAAACGAATCGCCAGTTGGACGGAGAAGATCGTCCCATTGATGGCCGCGATTTATTGCATCGCGGCATTGATCATTATCGTCATGAACCTCGGCAGTGTGCCCTGGGCGATTAAAGAGATCGTAGCCGGTGCGTTCACACCCGAAGCCGGTGTCGGCGGCGTGATGGGGGTCTTGATTCAGGGGTTCCAGCGGGCCGCGTTTTCGAACGAGGCCGGCACAGGGTCGGCCGCCATCGCCCACTCGGCGGTCAAGACAAAGTACCCCGCATCGGAGGGCGTCGTCGCGCTTCTGGAGCCGTTCATCGATACGGTCGTGATCTGCACGATGACCGCAATTGTGATCGTTCTTTTCAACGGCGGAACATTGTTTCAGTGGGGCGATGTCCAATCCAAAGCGGTCTTGATTGAAGGCGTCCGAGTCGGCGGAGTCGATTTGACCTCGCGTGCCTTTGATAGCGTACTTCCCGGATTCAAGTACATTCTCACGATCGCGATCTTCTTGTTTGCGTTCTCGACGATGATTTCGTGGTCGTACTACGGCCTGCAATCCTGGAAGTACCTGTTCGGCAAAAGCCAAGCGGCAGATCTGTCTTACAAACTGTTGTTTTGCATCGTGATCGTGATCGGGGCAGCGGTATCGTTGGGCTCCGTCATCGATTTTTCCGATGCGATGATCTTTGCAATGGTGTTCCCAAACATGTGCGGGTTGCTATTGCTGTTCCCGCGCGTTCGGGAAGAGTTGCGGCGTTACCTGGACGCCTGCGAAAACGCCGACACGCCGTCATAG